The Bubalus bubalis isolate 160015118507 breed Murrah chromosome 2, NDDB_SH_1, whole genome shotgun sequence genome includes the window acTTCAGAAAGTTGGGAGGCATTGCTTTAGATCATTGTAGAAGACAGCTTTCAAATATCTGGCAATAGAATATCCAGCCACCAGTGagttaaggaaaataaatgtatttttttaacttaaaaaaattgagaaatatagaaacagaaaagtgattaatatacaaatatcagttcagttcagttaagtcgctcagtcatgtccgactctttgggaccccatgaatcgcagcatgccaggcctccctgtccatcaccaactcctggagttcacccagactcacgtccattgagtcagtgatgccatccagccatctcatcctctgtcatccccttctcctcctgcccccaatccctcccagcatcagagtcttttccaatgagtcaactcttcgcatgaggtggccaaagtactggagtttcagctttagcatcattccttccaaagaaatcccagggctgatctccttcagaatggactggttggatctccttgcagtccaagggactctcaagagtcttctccaacaccacagttcaaaagcatcaattcttcagcgctcagccttcttcacagtccaactctcacatccatacatgaccataggaaaaaccatagccttgactagatgaacctttgttggcaaagtaatgtctctgcttttcaatatgctatctaggttggtcataactttccttccaaggagtaagcgtcttttaatttcatggctgcagtcaccatctgcagtgattttggagcctaaaaaaataaagtctgacactgtttccactgtttccccatctatttcccaggaagtgatgggaccagatgccatgatcttccttttctgaatgttgagctttaagccaactttttcactctccactttcacttttatcaagaggcttttcagttcctcttcactttctgctgtaagggtggtgtcatctgcatatctgaggttattgatatttctcctggcaatcttgattccaccttgtgctacttccagcccagcatttctcatgatgtactctgcatagaagttaaataagcacggtgataatatacagccttgatggactccttttcctatttggaaccagtctgttgttccatgtccagttctaactgttgcttcctgacctgcatacaggtttctcaagaggcaggtcaggtggtctggtattcccatctctttcagaattttccacagtttattgtgacccacacagtcaaaggctttggcatagtcaagaaagcagaaatagatgttttcctggaactctcttgctttttcgatgatccagcagattttggcagtttgatctctggttcctctgccttttctaaaaccagcttgaacatctggaagttcacggttcatatattgctgaaacctggcttggagaattttgagcattactttactagcgtgtgagatgcgtgcaattgtgcggtagtttgagcattttttggcattgcctttccttgggtctggaatgaaaactgaccttttccagtcctgtggccactgctgagttttccaaatttgctggcatattttttaatttaattttatttttttttaaactttacaacattgtattagtttcgccaaacatagaaatgaatccgccacaggtatacctgtgttccccatcctgaaccctcttccctcctccctccccataccctccctctgggtcgtcccagtgcaccagccccaagcaaccagtatcatgcattgaacctggactggcgactcgtttcatacatgatattatacatgtttcaatgccattctcccaaatctccccaccctctccctctcccacagagtccataagactgatctatacatcagtgtctcttttgctgtctcgtacatagggttattgttaccatctttctaaataccatatatatgcgttagtatactgtattggtgtttttctttctggcttacttcactctgtataaaaggctccagtttcatccacctcattagaactgattcaaatgtattctttttaatggctgagtaatactccattgtgtatatgtaccactgctttcttatccattcatctgctgatggacatctaggttgcttccatgtcctggctattataaacagtgctgcgatgaacattggggtacacgtgtctctttcccttctggtttcctcagtgtgtatgcccagtagtgggattgctggatcataaggcagttctatttccagttttctaaggaatctccacactgttctccatagtggctgtactagtttgcattcccaccaacagtgtaagagggttcccttttctccgcaccctctccagcatttattgcttgtagacttttggatcgcagccattctgactggtgtgaaatggtatctcatagtggttttgatttgcatttctctgataatgagtgatgttgagcatcttttcatgtgtttgttagccatctgtatgtcttctttggagaaatgtctatttagttctttggcccattttttgattgggtcatttatttttctggagttgagctgtaggagttgtttgtatatttttgagattagttgtttgtcagttgcttcatttgctattattttctcccattctgaaggctgccttttcaccttgctaatagtttcctttgatgtgcagaagcttttaaggttaattaggtcccatttgtttatttttgcttttatttccaatattctgggaggtgggtcatagaggatcctgctgtgatatatgtcagagagtgttttgcctatgttctcctctaggagttttatagtttctggtcttacattgagatctttaatccattttgagtttatttttgtgtacggtgttagaaagtgttctagtttcattcttttacaagtggttgaccagttttcccagcaccacttgttaaagagattgtctttaatccattgtatattcttgcctcctttgtcaaagataaggtgtccatatgtgcgtgggtttatctctgggctttctattttgttccattgatctatatttctgtctttgtgccagtaccatactgtcttgataactgtggctttgtaatagagcctgaagtcaggtaggttgattcctccagttccattcttctttctcaagatcgctttggctattcgaggttttttgtatttccatacaaattgtgaaattatttgttctagctctgtgaagaataccgctggtagcttgatagggattgcattgaatctataaattgctttgggtagtatactcattttcactatattgattcttccaatccatgagcatggtatatttctccatctattagtgtcctctttgatttctttcagcagtgttttatagttttctatatataggtctttagtttctttaggtagatatattcctaagtattttattctttccgttgcaatggtgaatggaattgtttccttaatttctctttctgttttctcattattagtgtataggaatgcaagggatttctgtgtgttgattttatatcctgcaactttactataatcattgattagttctagtaattttctggtggagtctttagggttttctatgtagaggatcatgtcatctgcaaacagtgagagttttacttcttcttttccaatttggatttcttttatttctttttctgctctaattgctgtggccaaaacttccaaaactatgttgaatagtaatggtgaaagtgggcacccttgtcttgttcctgactttagaggaaatgctttcaatttttcaccattgagaataatgtttgctgtgggtttgtcatatatagctgacattccaggttcctgtgcaatattgctctttacagcattggaccttgcttctatcaccagtcacgtccacaactgggtattgattttgctttggctccatcccttcattctttctggagttatttctccactgatctccagtagcatattgggcacctactgacctggggagttcctctttcggtgtcctatcattttgccttttcatactgttcatggggttttcaaggcaagaatactgaagtggtttgccattcccttctccagtggaccacattctgtcagacctctccaccatgcctgcccgtcttgggtggccccacagggcatggcttagtttcattgagttagacaaggctgtagtcctagtgtgattagattgactagttttctgtgattatggtttcagtgtgtctgccctctgatcccctcttGCAACagctaccatcttacttgggtttctcttaccttggacgaggggtatctcctcgctgccgcccctcctgaccttgaacatggaaatatatatatatatacacatacacacacacacatatatatatacacacacaaatatacattttGCCAAATAAATGCAAAGTGAACTTTCATGTAACCCCTCTATGAATCAAGAAACAGTGCATCCCAGGATGTATTCTTCACTCTAAAAACCCCTGTCTCTCTCCTGAAGGTACTGTTGTCCTCAATTTTATGGCAGTtgctttcttagttttctttagACATATACTGCTCAAGTTTTCAGCCCTAAACAGTTTACTTTGCCTAAAATTTTGGTAGCtttatataaaaggaatcatgtttcatgtattattttgtattttgcttcTGAAGTTCATTATTTTGAGAGTTTTCCATGGTGTGTGTAGCCGTAGattcatatttattattcttttatttcattttcattcataattATAGGTATATACCTTCTCCATTTTGTGTTGacagacatttagattgtttccatgtcttggctattaggaatcatgctactgtgaacattctGGTACATGTAACTTAGTTCTcatttgtacatatttttctaAGTCCATTCCTGGAAGAAAAATTGCTAAGTCATAGGGGATGTATATTCTCAGTGTCACTAGATGGTATGACACTATTTTCTAAAATGGTTGTGCtagcaaatgctgctgctgctgctgctaagtcacttcagtcgtgtccaactctgtgcgaccccatagacggcagtccaccaggctgccctgtccctgggattctcctaggcaagaacactggagtgggttgccatttccttctccaatgcatgaaagtgaaaagtgaaagtgaagttgctcagtcatgtccaactcttcgtgaccccatggaccacagcctaccaggcttctctatccatgggattttccaggcaggagtactggagtggggtgccattgccttctctgctagtaAATGCTACCATTGATAATTTGTATAAGAGCATTTTGTTGTACTGTACTgtattctcaccaacatttgatGTCATCAGACGTTTTATGTATTCTGCTGGGTGTGAATTGCTTTAttattgtggctttaatttgcatttatgaaTGGAATAGTACATTTTCATGCATTTACTGGACATGGATTGTATGTGTGTGATATGCCACTTCAATTCTTTGCACATTTTTTAAGGAGTTCATTGTTTACTTAACAAATACTCTGGAGGTAGGTGTCCTCATGGTGAGTGAGTCATTTAACAATGTCACCAAGGACCCAGATGATTTCTGCCTCTCTTCTCTGTAATACTTAGCATGTTCACTTTGTATCTTTACATGTGAATTCACTATTGCAAGGTGAATGCAAAAGTTCTGCATTCAAAAGCAGGAAGCAGGGGTAGCAACAAAAGACCTTCTCCGTGTCAGGCTGTAAAAGCCTGTCCAGAGCATTAAATTCTCCCCAGCAACTCCCTATTGGGCTTTTCTTCACATCTCAACATTCCAGGGGCCACTCTTAGCTCCAGGAGGATGGGAAGGAGGCATGGCTCAGTAACTGGGTGTAGAGAATGAGGGTGTCATGATAGGTTCTGACACCAGTCATGAGCCATCTCTCAGAGCTGGTTACTTTACTACCTTACACAAGCTTTGATCCTTTTCGGAAGCGGGGGCCGGTGGGGGAGGCGCAGTTTACCAACCAACAGTATCTAAACAAAAGTTTTCATTTAGAAGTAAAGGgaatatttcccatttttaaatatttgtggaccaaataattttgattttttcagtttgattcctcctgtcttgttcttttttgtttaatatgTTCAGTGATGTGTTCTGTGGATTTTTACTCTGCACCAACCTTACTCGAGCGCCACGTATTGGTCAACTTCAGGGTGAGATCATCCCAACTTCCTTCTACCACCAAGGCCGGGTGATTGACTGCAGGTAACACAGTAAATGTTGGCAAGCCTAATGAATCATGAGAATTACAAATTAGATAAAAATCAAgggaaatatttctatttttcatgagAGAAATAACAACTTAGATTTTATTATCACTTTGTGTATTgaaaggcatttaaaaaacaaagttatatATCAATTTGGACATTGTATTTGCTTAAAGATTATGCCAGTTATTAGTAGGGAGACATTCtttgtaattataattttaaaagtagaattttatGATATTCATTTTGAATATGATTAAAGTTTTGAGCATTGAAATATGTCACTGTTTGaacattgtatattttattttttgtgacaaAAAAGAATTTAAGCTATACTCTGTGTGCTTGGTTTAGAAGATTAATTGAAACCTAATCACATATAGAAAGTATAgtgaagtgaaactgaaagttgctcagtcgtgcttagctctttgtgaccccatggactgtagcccaccaagctcctctgtccatggaattctccaggcaagaatagtggagtgggtaacaattcccttctccaggggatcttcccaactgagggatcaaacccaggtctctcacattgcgtgtggattctttaccatctgagccaccagggaagcccatagaaagtatatactaaaatatttatagcTCTAGTCAGTCATTTTATATCCAATTGTCTGTGAGTATGAGGTACAGAAGATacaagacttattttttttttaacactgggagtcatattatattttaaatattgttccCATTAAAGAAGTTGTAATTCTAAGATGCTATGCTCTCATTCAAATGATAACTGCCATTGCCCAGAAGGATATGTAATGTTTACCTTTAGTATCCCCCAAATAGCAAAACTTCATCTTACATAGGTGAATATAAGATTTAGAATCATCCCTAAATAATTTTGAACATAATTTGGTAAATCAACTGGATAGCCATATTGGATATTGCTATGTTGGTCAAATGGTTGCTGATTTCCTATCTTTTAAATGGCTCTAAAGACGATTTGAACAGGGTCTTAGACAAGAAGATCCTTCCTAGATAAATTTGTAGTATTCAAATGCAGTTACTTTGATGCACAGAAGCTTCCTTTGAGTGTGTAAGTTTTCACACATCTTTAGATGCAACAACCTTGCTAAATTGTTACAGTCTAAActagtatattaaaatttttttaaatattaaaatattttattttaatattttaaaaatattcagcaagGTATCTAGTTAGTAATTATAACATTGATTATTATTCAAATTCCAGTTGTCCTTAGCTTTGAGATTTTAGAAGTATATATCAATAGAGAGGAATCGGCTTGTTTTTTTCAACCATGAATAATCCAGCCCTCTAAAGTACTAATTTTCAAGATGTTTTCAGTTGCTTTCTATGCCCAACACCTGCCTTTTTGTATCAGAATGTCCTGGAGTGCTAATGATAGGATTGCTTCTGTTGTTCTTCTGCACACCTCTCCTTTAGTCTTAACGTTGGTCTTGCAAACAAGGAAAGGTTTAGGACACACTTTGTGCAAATGACATATTTTTGTTCTGATGAAGTGCAGAGCAATAATGCTACTGAAAGGCAGTTTCTTTTATCATGCTGTCTTACTAAGGGGACGTGGAGAAAGGGTGAAAGGAAAAGTAGAGAAATGCTAGGAGAAATCCACGTCCACTGACAGCCTCTTCAGTTTCCTGAATAGCAAACCTCACTCATGTTGGTGGTATATTTCCAAGTGTGGTGCTAATGACTGTATgactatctttttctttttagtggtgCTCATGTGGTTTTAGATGATGATACAGATGTGGGCTATGTTGAAGATGGAACACCATGTGGCCCATCTATGATGTGTTTAGATCGGAAGTGTCTACAGATTCAGGCCCTAAATATGAGCAGCTGCCCCCTCGATTCCAAGGGTAAAGTGTGTTCAGGCCATGGGGTAAGTAGGCATCAGTGTCCAGCTCAAATCTTCCTTGTCTAACATCCTCCAAGTTCACAGTGGTTGGACTTCTGGTCCAGCCATTCTCCTTCTGTGACTCTAGGCACTGACTATGATTTTTTCCTTATATCCTTATCTTCTAAGACTCACACCTAAATGTGTTGATATGGttttagttttgttgttttttttttatcactttgtgtatttgtgtatttttattcacCACAGTCTTTTGGAATCCAAGGAGTTAGTAGAAAAATGATGTGATTCCTAAAGAAACTATAGACCCTATGTGACTGCTTTGCACCATTCATAATAATTTACACTTTTCAGTAATTCCCTTTCAGCTCCTCAACTACTCAACGTGCATGCTGAGTATCTGTGTGTTGAAGATCACACTAGACTAGAGGTTGGATCACTGCTATAATTCACATGTTTAAAGTTGGACAGTTATAGAAGGTAGTTCTGGTTTCAGCGTGGGGCCTTCTAGTTGCTGGTGGTCACTTGTCGTGGTTGGTGGGTAGTAACTGAGCCAAGATGCTACGGAATCTTCTGGCTCTCTGTCAGATTGCTAAGAGGACCATAAGTACTTCTTCATGCAGGCAGTTTGAAAATAAGGttccagagaaacaaaagccGTTTCAGGAggataatggaattccagtgcaTCTGAAGGGTGGGATAGCTGATGCCCTCCTGTATAGAACCACCATGATTCTTACAGTTGGTGGAACTGCATATGCCATGTATGAACTGGCTGTGGCTTCATTTCCCAAGAAGCAGGATTGACTTGAGTTTATCCTCCCAGCAATCAGTTGGTTCAATTCCATTCAGCTCTCTGTGGACCAGTAATCTGATACATAACTGAGTTCTTTGGGgatcaatatttattgacttGTATTAGCCGCCACCAATAAAGCAGTCtttaccatgaaaaaaaaaaaaaagttggacagTTATGCTTGGACCATTGCCAATAAAAGAGAAGATGTGCTCTCTACACACACCTGCATGTATCTTTAATTCTGGGCACAAAGTGTTGGGGCAGATACTTCCTGGCAAACCTAAGTTTATTACCTAAAAACACATTTTAGTGATTATTTAAATTGGATTTAGTAAAAGAAAGATAGTTCAAAATTTATATAGAATTCAAAAATGGTAAAAGGCATGAAGAAACTCAGAGTGATCATATCAAAGGAAGATGCTGCAGCAAAggtaaaaataatccaaaatatagATAACTAAATGAGTGAAATGTCACACAACAAGGTAGAAAGGCATAAGGAGCTTATGCCCAATGACTTAGACTCACGAGCAGGTAGTAGAGACTAATGATCAAGAGCATGGATTTTGTGGCTAGAAAGGATCCcgagtttgaatcctgactctgcttCTTTTTATCCCAgttactttgggcaagtcactcagccTCTCTCAGTCATCAGGGTGCTAGTGATTAAATGAGATGCTATGCACAAAGCACTGAGTATAAGTACCTAGCACATAATCAATgtagtaaatattcaataattgCTATAGTAAAttaaaagcttccctggtggctcagtggtaaagaatccacctgccaatgcaggagatgcaggtttgatccctgggccaggaagttctcctggagaaggaaacagcaacccactccagtattcctgcctgggaaatctgatggacagagaagcctggtgggctacagtccatggggttgcagaagagttggatatgacttagctactaaaaaCAATAACAGAAGTAAAAGCACTGGGCAGACCACTCAGCTACTCAGTTATTGCTctgaaaacattata containing:
- the LOC123332056 gene encoding cytochrome c oxidase subunit 7A2, mitochondrial is translated as MLRNLLALCQIAKRTISTSSCRQFENKVPEKQKPFQEDNGIPVHLKGGIADALLYRTTMILTVGGTAYAMYELAVASFPKKQD